From the genome of Miscanthus floridulus cultivar M001 chromosome 10, ASM1932011v1, whole genome shotgun sequence, one region includes:
- the LOC136486671 gene encoding uncharacterized protein isoform X8: MSGVIEAKIIARKQWLVAGDWDGYIHVYCYKAMQQLAHFKAHLHIQDLAVHPTEPYVLSACVDKGNVKLWDWEKGWECTRIFEFADFDHVYGLTFLNIKDTDTFAVRGDAGIKVCSHRSAGSAEFILSEYNDPDIYCFDYFANGGHHYLIIGGNDGIVKIRDLHTKSLVQTVEGVHLGSVYLIYCHPEHPVLVTGSEDGTVCLWNPTTLRPERTFNFGLREVHDVKVCMDSSRSYRVVIAHRKGLAMIEIDQNDLVVVNTGSSSEENDLVGSRKRKLSEPDQSEIENEENDFVVDVMDTGNGAEQTQGNGSTDEEIHSVSSNLLDVYPVKLQLPFKPNKLTSCSVKLRNTTDDHIAVRLLTKCPKRYMAKMPLCCIVPPNCMYTFIVTGSDQKKRPLLSRDEFLTLESTICLKEDIVGLQNANVDSAAMEFTNFFKEAKEMAADKQVHELKLSVVSDPLKETTSVQQQQSEVEVVSNRKFSHVLSVDVHPTGPWILTTNQAGEVLIWDYKAQAIAISFDFTQKQVYSAKFIVGEEWIVAGDGYGTIYVYSYQTEEEVTSFDAHDSDITSLAVHPTDPLVLSSSEDRLIKLWDWKKNWECTRTFEGHSDRVTHVNFNPIGTSSFASASLDHTIKVWNISSPESIITTLSDHPDGLVCIHSYRSDMKQYLIAGSCDGTAQIWDMETRRLVQTLKGHARHISCVYHHPELPVVITGSHEGTVRLWNSTTYRLESIVGINLGVVHALGYIKDLRRIAIGCHQGIAIMGVNYS; the protein is encoded by the exons GTGTGATTGAAGCCAAAATTATTGCACGCAAGCAATGGCTTGTGGCTGGAGATTGGGATGGTTACATTCATGTGTATTGCTACAAGGCAATGCAACAACTAGCGCATTTCAAAGCACACTTACACATACAGGACTTGGCAGTTCATCCAACTGAGCCATATGTGCTGTCAGCTTGTGTGGACAAGGGAAACGTCAAGTTGTGGGACTGGGAAAAGGGCTGGGAATGCACTCGAATATTTGAGTTTGCTGACTTTGACCATGTCTATGGACTCACCTTTTTAAACATAAAGGATACGGATACTTTTGCAGTTCGTGGCGATGCTGGAATAAAG GTTTGTAGTCACCGGTCTGCTGGTTCTGCTGAATTCATATTGTCTGAATATAATGACCCAGATATATATTGCTTCGATTACTTTGCTAATGGTGGCCATCATTATCTGATTATCGGTGGCAATGATGGGATTGTCAAG ATTCGGGACTTGCACACAAAGAGTCTTGTTCAAACAGTTGAAGGCGTACATCTTGGTTCAGTCTACCTAATCTATTGCCATCCCGAGCATCCAGTACTAGTTACAGGGTCAGAAGATGGAACTGTTTGTCTGTGGAACCCAACTACGCTCAG GCCTGAGAGAACGTTTAACTTTGGCCTCAGAGAAGTTCATGATGTAAAAGTATGTATGGATAGCTCAAGAAG TTACAGGGTAGTGATTGCACACAGGAAAGGATTGGCAATGATAGAAATCGACCAAAATGATCTAGTTGTTGTGAACACTGGCAGCAGCAGTGAAGAAAATGATTTAGTTGGCTCAAGAAAAAGAAAACTATCGGAGCCAGACCAGTCGGAGATAGAAAATGAAGAAAATGATTTTGTTGTCGATGTCATGGACACTGGTAATGGCGCAGAGCAGACGCAGGGCAATGGGTCAACGGATGAAGAG ATACATTCTGTCTCCAGTAACCTGCTCGACGTTTACCCTGTGAAGCTTCAGCTACCATTTAAGCCCAATAAGCTGACCTCTTGTTCAGTAAAGCTGAGAAACACGACGGATGACCACATTGCTGTCAGGCTTCTGACGAAGTGCCCGAAGAGATACATGGCAAAGATGCCACTCTGTTGCATTGTGCCGCCAAATTGCATGTACACATTCATAGTGACAGGTAGCGATCAGAAGAAGAGACCCCTGCTGAGCAGGGACGAGTTTCTCACCCTAGAAAGCACCATTTGCTTGAAAGAAGATATTGTTGGGCTGCAGAATGCTAATGTAGACTCAGCGGCCATGGAGTTTACCAACTTCTTTAAAGAAGCCAAAGAGATGGCAGCTGATAAGCAGGTGCATGAGCTAAAGTTAAGTGTTGTTTCTGACCCACTAAAAGAGACAACCTCTGTTCAG CAGCAACAGTCAGAAGTTGAG GTCGTATCCAATAGGAAGTTTTCACATGTGCTGTCTGTGGACGTGCATCCGACGGGACCATG GATTCTGACGACCAATCAAGCCGGAGAGGTTCTCATTTGGGACTACAAAGCGCAG GCCATAGCTATATCCTTTGACTTCACACAGAAACAAG TTTACTCTGCTAAATTCATTGTGGGAGAGGAATGGATTGTCGCTGGCGATGGCTACGGGACTATCTATGTATACAGTTACCAAACAGAGGAAGAAGTTACAAGCTTCGATGCTCACGATAGTGACATCACGTCTTTGGCTGTGCATCCCACTGATCCTCTTGTGCTCTCGTCATCCGAGGATCGCCTGATAAAGCTCTGGGACTGGAAGAAGAACTGGGAGTGTACTCGAACATTTGAGGGACACTCCGACAGAGTAACACATGTAAATTTTAACCCAATAGGCACCAGCAGTTTTGCATCTGCTTCCTTGGATCACACAATCAAG GTTTGGAACATTTCTTCTCCTGAGAGCATCATTACGACGCTGTCTGATCACCCGGATGGCCTGGTTTGTATTCACAGTTACAGAAGTGATATGAAGCAGTATTTGATTGCTGGATCTTGTGATGGGACTGCACAA ATCTGGGACATGGAGACGAGAAGACTTGTTCAGACACTCAAAGGGCATGCACGTCATATTAGTTGTGTCTACCATCACCCAGAACTTCCAGTAGTAATCACAGGTTCACATGAGGGGACTGTTCGTTTATGGAACTCCACTACCTACAG GCTCGAAAGTATAGTTGGTATTAACCTTGGTGTAGTTCATGCTCTTGGATATATCAAAGACTTAAGAAG GATTGCGATCGGTTGTCACCAAGGAATAGCCATCATGGGAGTGAACTACAGTTAA